The following are encoded in a window of Penicillium oxalicum strain HP7-1 chromosome II, whole genome shotgun sequence genomic DNA:
- a CDS encoding Isopenicillin N epimerase component 1 — MPFSSWPDVPLHYALPAVAATAAYLNARWSLSYDLGMIKSLLKLTVKTRSAERMDRLNLFYTLESYALSPATADREFIVYEGKAWTFHETYLMALRWGAWFKKEHGVQRKEIVAVDFMNSATFLFVVLGLWSIGAVPAFINYNLTGKPLTHSVRTSTARLLLVDEAVRDCFPQEQLETLSSSNFREGKGPVNVIFFTPDIESQVRSTEPTREDDKARSGQSPRDMAILIYTSGTTGLPKPAIVSWKKCWTGSLFVGDWLKMGASDRFFTCMPLYHSSAAILGFVTCLNNGSTIIVGRKFSARNFMKEARENDATIIQYVGETLRYILGSPAEIDPVTGENLDKKHKIRVAFGNGLRPDIWNRFKDRFNIPTIAEFYAATEGTSGQWNLSSNDFSAGAIGRNGALGNIILGRGSIIVEVDHETEEPWRDSQTGLCKKVSRGDPGELLFAIDPIDPSASFQGYFQNKKATEGKILRDVLKKGDAYFRTGDMVRWDQEGRWYFSDRIGDTFRWKSENVSTNEVAEVLGSHPDVHEANVYGVALPNHDGRAGCAAIVFNQQMASGDTTGPAMEPSSTTLHGLATHTLKNLPRYAAPLFIRVMPAMASTGNNKQQKHVLRTEGVDVSKVSQNDRLYWLQGDKYVPFGQKDWDRINGGQVRL; from the exons ATGCCCTTCTCATCCTGGCCTG ATGTTCCTCTACATTATGCGCTCCCAGCCGTCGCGGCCACGGCCGCATACCTCAACGCTCGATGGTCCCTTTCCTACGACCTGGGCATGATCAAGTCTCTGCTGAAATTGACAGTCAAAACGCGCTCCGCAGAGCGAATGGACAGGCTCAATCTTTTCTACACACTCGAAAGCTACGCGCTGTCTCCCGCGACCGCGGACCGTGAATTCATTGTCTACGAGGGCAAGGCATGGACATTCCATGAGACCTATCTCATGGCTTTGCGGTGGGGCGCATGGTTCAAGAAAGAGCACGGTGTTCAACGCAAGGAGATTGTCGCCGTGGATTTTATGAATTCCGCGACCTTTTTGTTCGTTGTTCTCGGTCTTTGGAGCATTGGCGCGGTCCCCGCTTTCATCAACTATAATCTGACTGGCAAGCCACTGACCCACTCCGTGCGGACGTCGACCGCCAGGCTCCTACTTGTGGATGAGGCTGTACGCGATTGTTTCCCGCAGGAACAGCTAGAGACACTTTCGTCGTCGAACTTccgagagggaaagggacCGGTGAACGTGATTTTTTTCACACCCGATATCGAGTCTCAGGTGCGGAGCACCGAGCCCACTCGGGAGGATGACAAGGCGCGCAGCGGACAGTCTCCGCGCGACATGGCCATTCTGATCTACACCAGCGGGACAACGGGATTGCCCAAACCTGCCATTGTGAGCTGGAAGAAATGTTGGACTGGCAGCTTATTCGTCGGTGACTGGTTGAAAATGGGTGCTTCTGACCGTTTCTTCACTTGCATGCCGCTTTATCACTCGTCTGCCGCAATTCTAGGCTTCGTGACATGCTTGAATAATGGGTCAACAATCATTGTGGGACGCAAGTTTTCTGCCCGCAACTTCATGAAAGAAGCCCGAGAAAACGATGCGACGATCATTCAATACGTTGGCGAGACGTTGCGTTACATCTTGGGCAGCCCAGCCGAGATCGATCCAGTCACGGGCGAAAATCTCGATAAAAAGCACAAGATTCGGGTCGCCTTTGGTAATGGTCTTCGACCGGACATCTGGAACCGTTTCAAGGATCGTTTCAATATTCCCACAATTGCCGAATTTTATGCCGCAACTGAAGGAACCTCTGGACAATGGAACCTTTCATCCAATGACTTCTCGGCCGGTGCTATTGGTCGCAACGGCGCCTTGGGCAACATTATCCTCGGCCGTGGCTCCATTATCGTCGAGGTTGACCACGAGACTGAGGAGCCTTGGCGTGACTCTCAAACGGGTCTGTGTAAGAAGGTGTCTCGGGGCGATCCGGGTGAGCTTCTTTTCGCCATCGACCCTATCGATCCCAGTGCGTCTTTCCAAGGATATTTCCAGAACAAAAAAGCGACAGAGGGTAAAATCTTGCGGGATGTGCTCAAGAAGGGCGATGCCTATTTCCGTACGGGCGACATGGTCCGATGGGACCAGGAAGGGCGTTGGTACTTTTCCGATCGCATTGGGGACACGTTCCGCTGGAAGAGCGAGAACGTTTCTACAAACGAGGTTGCCGAGGTTCTGGGGTCTCACCCCGACGTACACGAGGCGAACGTTTACGGTGTAGCCCTCCCCAATCACGACGGTCGCGCCGGATGTGCTGCAATTGTGTTCAATCAGCAAATGGCCAGTGGTGATACCACCGGCCCTGCGATGGAACCCTCCTCCACAACTCTCCATGGGCTGGCTACTCACACCCTGAAAAATTTGCCGCGATATGCAGCGCCTCTTTTCATTCGTGTGATGCCCGCTATGGCATCCACCGGAAACAACAAGCAGCAGAAACATGTCCTGCGCACCGAGGGTGTGGACGTGTCCAAAGTCTCTCAGAATGATCGCCTGTACTGGCTCCAGGGTGACAAGTATGTTCCCTTTGGCCAAAAGGACTGGGATCGGATTAATGGTGGACAAGTTCGTCTTTGA
- a CDS encoding ABC transporter G family member: protein MRSTSAFLFSVVALVCSSTSAAAWSDVYDVNLIPRSPFSLLDDRPPECPPCFNCQLDSYNCTHFAPCNKYNGKCSCPPGFGGDDCSIPVCGSLADGENRPRREGDTCDCKEGWSGINCNVCETDNACNAMMPEGEGGRCYKQGVTVKENFQMCDVNNRKIVDQLDGRKPQVTFSCKDEDKTCNFQFWVAQKESFYCELDTCDWGIQNDYDTNTTHYKCENAHCSCIKDRFLCGENGSIDLSDFLDQEIKGPATFSTKSDAKGTQSFFSEPAMNQLISSVFGDPSIFLGCNSGECLYKTDEPGYERPIKKINTPLIAGVIAGCSLFVVAVILLFWYLSRRAARRGYLRLSLSDDSDDESARLLAEHRPAALFWDNVSYYLNGKEILSGIHGSSGPGQITAIMGASGAGKTTFLDLLARKNKRGAVHGNFYVNGEKIADSDFKSLIGFVDQEDTMLPTLTVHETILTSALLRLPRDMSRALKEQKVYEVEKQLGIYHIRDQLIGSEEGKGRGISGGEKRRVGIACELVTSPSILFLDEPTSGLDAYNAFNVVECLVTLAKTYNRTVIFTIHQPRSNIVALFDRLILLARGRTVYSGPFSKCQQYFDEIGYSCPPGFNIADYLVDLTMHASEATSYRDDIGPLAEAHNVPPKTASSSLRAVKSVASASNMSIEDNSSMAAESSKRPKNTRRVSIKQQQDRQLYSRKNHQARPGTPKTDEEDATLDAVENTQQWLRLQRQPGNVPPQILDDPDQLPPPAPGQTDLDVLVASYAGSNISRAVEDEIKSAIQSAQTANGSSHSHLANGSGNGQTGYARISLGRQFLILSQRTWRNLYRNPMLMLTHYAIAILLAVLSGYLFYGLTDDIKGFQNRLGLFFFILALFGFSTLTSLTVFSTERLLFVRERANGYYHPVTYFAAKVVFDIVPLRLIPPIIMGMIVYPMTGLIPAWPEFFRFMLVLVLFNLAAACICLFIGIIFRDGGVANLIGSLVMLFSLLFAGLLLNHDAIPASALWLQSLSIFHYGFEALIVNEVTFLTLIDHKYGLDIEVPGASILSAFGFNTLAYWHDVVGLAVFSGAFIVIAYAAMHFLLVEKR from the exons ATGCGGTCAACATCCGCATTCCTCTTCTCGGTTGTCGCTCTTGTCTGCTCCTCTACCTCAGCAGCAGCCTGGAGCGATGTCTACGACGTGAATCTTATCCCTCGATCCCCCTTCTCGTTGCTCGACGATAGGCCCCCCGAGTGTCCGCCATGCTTCAACTGCCAACTTGACTCCTACAACTGCACCCATTTTGCGCCTTGCAACAAGTACAACGGCAAGTGCTCTTGCCCGCCGGGCTTTGGAGGCGATGATTGCTCGATTCCGGTCTGCGGATCGTTGGCGGATGGCGAGAATCGTCCACGACGAGAGGGCGATACTTGCGACTGCAAAGAGGGCTGGTCTGGTATTAACTGCAATGTGTGCGAGACCGATAACGCTTGCAATGCAATGATGCCCGAGGGCGAGGGTGGTCGATGCTACAAACAGGGTGTCACTGTCAAGGAGAATTTTCAGATGTGCGATGTCAACAACCGAAAGATTGTCGATCAGCTCGACGGTCGCAAACCTCAGGTGACTTTTTCGTGCAAAGACGAAGACAAAACTTGTAATTTTCAATTCTGGGTCGCTCAGAAAGAGTCTTTCTACTGCGAGCTGGACACGTGCGACTGGGGCATACAGAACGACTATGACACGAACACCACCCACTACAAGTGCGAGAATGCCCACTGCAGCTGCATCAAGGACAGATTTCTGTGCGGCGAGAACGGATCTATCGATCTCAGTGACTTTCTCGATCAAGAAATTAAAGGTCCAGCCACATTCTCGACGAAATCCGATGCCAAGGGGACCCAAAGCTTCTTTTCTGAACCGGCAATGAACCAGTTAATTAGCAGTGTTTTTGGGGACCCCAGCATCTTCCTGGGCTGCAACTCCGGAGAGTGTCTATACAAGACCGACGAGCCTGGTTACGAACGACCtatcaagaagatcaataCTCCCCTCATTGCAGGTGTCATTGCCGGCTGTTCTCTCTTTGTGGTTGCTGTCATTTTGCTGTTCTGGTATCTGTCTCGCCGTGCTGCTCGTCGAGGCTACCTACGTTTGTCTCTTTCCGATGACTCTGATGACGAATCTGCTAGACTTTTGGCTGAGCATCGGCCCGCAGCCCTTTTCTGGGATAATGTGTCATATTACCTGAACGGGAAAGAAATCCTCTCGGGAATCCACGGCTCTTCCGGGCCAGGACAGATCACCGCCATCATGGGTGCATCTGGTGCAGGGAAAACCACATTTCTGGACCTACTGGCACGCAAGAACAAGCGCGGTGCGGTGCATGGCAATTTCTATGTCAACGGCGAAAAAATAGCCGACAGCGATTTCAAGAGTTTGATAGGCTTtgttgatcaagaagacaCGATGCTGCCCACTTTGACGGTTCACGAAACCATTCTCACCAGTGCTCTTCTCCGGCTTCCTCGTGACATGAGTCGGGCGTTGAAAGAGCAGAAGGTATATGAGGTGGAAAAGCAGCTGGGCATTTATCATATCAGGGATCAATTGATTGGATcggaagaaggcaaaggccGTGGTATCTCTGGGGGAGAGAAACGCCGTGTCGGTATTGCTTGCGAGCTTGTGACTAGCCCGAGTATTCTGTTTTTGGATGAGCCTACAAGCGGATTG GACGCCTATAACGCATTCAATGTAGTTGAATGTCTTGTGACCTTGGCCAAGACGTACAACCGCACCGTCATTTTTACTATTCACCAGCCTCGCTCCAACATCGTCGCACTGTTTGACAGATTGATTCTCCTCGCTCGGGGACGTACGGTCTACTCCGGTCCATTTTCAAAGTGCCAGCAATACTTTGACGAAATCGGATACTCATGCCCCCCTGGGTTCAATATCGCAGATTATCTCGTGGATTTGACGATGCATGCTAGTGAAGCAACTTCGTATCGTGATGACATTGGACCTCTTGCGGAAGCACACAATGTACCACCAAAGACCGCGTCCAGTAGCCTCAGGGCTGTTAAGTCTGTCGCAAGCGCATCCAACATGAGCATAGAAGATAATTCGAGCATGGCAGCGGAATCTTCAAAACGGCCAAAGAATACTCGACGGGTATCTATCAAGCAGCAGCAGGATCGTCAGTTGTATTCTCGAAAGAATCACCAGGCACGTCCTGGCACACCGAAGACTGATGAGGAGGACGCTACACTTGATGCGGTGGAAAACACTCAGCAATGGCTTCGACTTCAACGCCAGCCTGGGAACGTTCCCCCGCAAATTCTCGATGACCCTGATCAGCTGCCTCCGCCGGCGCCTGGTCAGACCGATCTCGATGTCCTTGTGGCCAGTTACGCCGGTTCAAACATCAGCCGCGCCGTAGAGGATGAGATTAAGTCTGCTATTCAGTCGGCTCAGACTGCGAACGGCTCTTCTCACTCTCATCTGGCCAATGGTTCTGGCAACGGACAGACGGGCTACGCTCGGATTAGTCTGGGCCGGCAGTTCCTCATTCTCTCTCAACGCACATGGCGTAACCTCTATCGTAACCCCATGCTGATGCTTACTCACTACGCCATCGCTATACTCCTCGCTGTGCTTTCTGGGTATCTTTTCTACGGGCTGACGGACGACATTAAGGGGTTCCAAAACCGACtgggtctcttcttcttcattttggCGTTGTTCGGGTTCAGTACCCTGACAAGCTTGACCGTCTTCTCCACGGAGCGACTCTTGTTTGTTCGGGAGCGGGCTAATGGATACTATCACCCCGTCACATACTTTGCTGCGAAGGTTGTCTTTGATATTGTGCCGCTTCGACTGATTCCCCCTATCATCATGGGAATGATTGTCTACCCCATGACTGGGCTGATTCCCGCGTGGCCTGAGTTCTTCCGCTTTATGTTGGTTCTGGTCCTCTTCAACCTTGCCGCTGCTTGTATCTGCCTGTTCATCGGTATCATCTTCCGCGACGGCGGCGTGGCAAATCTGATTGGCAGTCTTGTGATGCTGTTCAGTCTTTTGTTTGCCGGTCTTCTTCTCAACCATGATGCGATCCCTGCATCTGCTTTGTGGTTGCAAAGC ctctccatcttccactACGGGTTTGAGGCCCTTATCGTCAACGAGGTCACTTTCCTGACATTGATCGATCACAAGTATGGCTTGGATATTGAGGTACCTGGTGCTTCTATTTTGAGCGCGTTTGGTTTCAACACTCTCGCATATTGGCACGATGTCGTGGGTCTGGCCGTCTTTTCCGGGGCTTTCATCGTGATTGCATATGCTGCCATGCATTTCCTTCTTGTGGAGAAGCGATAA